The following are from one region of the Sandaracinus amylolyticus genome:
- a CDS encoding protein kinase domain-containing protein produces MGLRAAAIVLFVTAGCATQAEVLEIDHAVLSVEGREETVALPAHLDLPRRDLEYTLRAEVDLPDALRDRTLDLRIVRLPARVRVEGDGEVLDDIAPPLLDGYRVETPRAFRIPQHATRDGHVSLRITVAHRWTRSAWWDTRPVLLPAEARHDRSELGRVLDLVFAAAGFVALVQIGVSCVLVYLVDRRRKAYLWFGIQGLSAAYYPLYVLGVPQLVLGRFDVPVLAIALVVAPIVSVWFTRAFFALGEPGVGWRVALALACVVPLLASSPYFTTQIAGPVTVGIVAVVCVYQLSTCARLMRRGNDRTSAALLFTCWIALTVSVAPDMALWLGLGAPLGAVHGGSLGLATFAFFLSLLLSRSHIVSIAREGTLNDQLAQRVAQLETRGREIEALNAELRRQIGDRSAQIYAALALIERGAIDAPRLAPGEVVQGRYRVLRAIGAGGMGSVHEVERLSDGKRFALKLTRDLGGGALARLAREARIAAQIDHPNVVGVVDVDVAAAGFLYLVMELVEGPSLRDARRTGDARWSVRVLAQIARGLEALHDAGIVHRDLKPANVVLTGDPEQPRAKIADFGISRWTPAMAPPRAHVDEGRAVPLLLPLEGAEPESTTTETVIERAHALVSEREESSSDEGPPLTETGLLPGTPLYIAPELARGHGALRPASDLFAFGVLAYELLIGRRPFDEPVALAVLEGRSPPPRLPLAPHWPDGDPAIVAILEACLALDPGERPSAREVAEALEAA; encoded by the coding sequence GTGGGCCTGCGCGCGGCCGCGATCGTGCTGTTCGTCACCGCGGGGTGCGCGACGCAGGCCGAGGTGCTCGAGATCGATCACGCCGTGCTCTCGGTCGAGGGGCGCGAGGAGACGGTCGCATTGCCCGCGCACCTCGATCTGCCGCGGCGCGATCTCGAGTACACGCTGCGCGCCGAGGTCGACCTGCCCGACGCGCTGCGCGATCGCACGCTCGATCTGCGCATCGTGCGCCTGCCCGCGCGGGTCCGCGTCGAGGGCGACGGCGAGGTGCTCGACGACATCGCGCCGCCGCTGCTCGACGGGTATCGCGTCGAGACGCCGCGCGCGTTCCGCATCCCGCAGCACGCGACGCGCGACGGGCACGTGTCGCTGCGCATCACCGTGGCGCATCGCTGGACGCGCAGCGCGTGGTGGGACACGCGCCCGGTGCTGCTTCCCGCCGAGGCGCGCCACGATCGCAGCGAGCTCGGGCGCGTGCTCGACCTCGTGTTCGCGGCCGCAGGCTTCGTCGCGCTGGTGCAGATCGGCGTGTCGTGCGTGCTGGTGTATCTCGTCGATCGCCGGCGCAAGGCGTACCTCTGGTTCGGCATCCAGGGGCTCTCCGCGGCGTACTACCCGCTCTACGTGCTCGGCGTGCCGCAGCTCGTGCTGGGGCGCTTCGACGTGCCGGTGCTCGCGATCGCGCTCGTGGTCGCGCCGATCGTCTCGGTGTGGTTCACCCGCGCGTTCTTCGCGTTGGGCGAGCCGGGCGTGGGGTGGCGCGTCGCGCTCGCGCTGGCGTGCGTCGTGCCGCTGCTCGCCTCGTCGCCGTACTTCACGACGCAGATCGCGGGCCCGGTCACGGTCGGGATCGTCGCGGTGGTCTGCGTCTACCAGCTCTCCACCTGCGCGCGATTGATGAGACGCGGGAACGATCGGACGAGCGCAGCGCTGCTCTTCACCTGCTGGATCGCGCTCACGGTGAGCGTGGCGCCCGACATGGCGCTCTGGCTCGGGCTCGGCGCGCCGCTCGGCGCGGTGCACGGCGGCAGCCTCGGGCTCGCGACGTTCGCGTTCTTCCTCTCGCTGCTGCTCAGCCGCAGCCACATCGTGTCGATCGCGCGCGAGGGCACGCTCAACGATCAGCTCGCGCAGCGCGTCGCGCAGCTCGAGACGCGAGGGCGCGAGATCGAGGCGCTCAACGCTGAGCTGCGGCGCCAGATCGGGGATCGTTCGGCGCAGATCTACGCGGCGCTCGCGCTCATCGAGCGCGGTGCGATCGACGCGCCGCGGCTCGCGCCGGGCGAGGTCGTGCAGGGGAGGTATCGCGTGCTCCGCGCGATCGGCGCGGGCGGGATGGGCTCGGTGCACGAGGTCGAGCGCCTCTCCGACGGCAAGCGCTTCGCGCTCAAGCTCACGCGCGATCTCGGCGGCGGTGCGCTCGCGCGGCTGGCGCGCGAGGCGCGCATCGCGGCGCAGATCGATCATCCGAACGTGGTCGGCGTGGTCGACGTCGACGTCGCGGCCGCGGGGTTCCTCTATCTCGTGATGGAGCTCGTCGAGGGGCCTTCGCTGCGCGATGCGCGGCGCACCGGCGACGCGCGGTGGTCGGTGCGGGTGCTCGCGCAGATCGCGCGCGGGCTCGAGGCGCTGCACGACGCGGGGATCGTGCATCGCGACCTCAAGCCCGCGAACGTCGTGCTCACCGGCGATCCCGAGCAGCCGCGCGCGAAGATCGCGGACTTCGGGATCTCGCGGTGGACGCCGGCGATGGCGCCCCCGCGCGCCCACGTCGACGAAGGACGCGCGGTGCCGCTGCTCTTGCCGCTCGAAGGCGCGGAGCCCGAGAGCACGACCACCGAGACCGTGATCGAGCGCGCCCACGCGCTCGTGAGCGAGCGCGAGGAGAGCTCGTCGGACGAGGGCCCGCCGCTCACCGAGACCGGGCTGCTCCCCGGCACGCCGCTCTACATCGCGCCCGAGCTCGCGCGCGGGCACGGCGCGCTGCGGCCCGCGTCGGACCTCTTCGCGTTCGGCGTGCTCGCCTACGAGCTCCTGATCGGGCGCCGGCCCTTCGACGAGCCGGTCGCGCTGGCCGTGCTCGAAGGGCGCTCGCCACCGCCGCGCCTGCCGCTCGCGCCGCATTGGCCGGACGGCGATCCCGCGATCGTCGCGATCCTCGAGGCGTGCCTCGCGCTCGATCCCGGTGAGCGACCGAGCGCGCGCGAGGTCGCGGAAGCGCTCGAGGCGGCATGA
- the purS gene encoding phosphoribosylformylglycinamidine synthase subunit PurS has product MKAKIYVTLKREVLDPQGDAVRRALGSMGFEGVRDVRIGKLVEMEIDRKDRAGVEADVKSMGEKLLANPVIEDFRFEIVD; this is encoded by the coding sequence ATGAAGGCGAAGATCTACGTCACGCTCAAGCGCGAGGTGCTCGATCCGCAGGGCGACGCGGTGCGCCGCGCGCTCGGCTCGATGGGCTTCGAGGGCGTGCGCGACGTGCGCATCGGCAAGCTCGTCGAGATGGAGATCGACCGCAAGGATCGCGCGGGCGTCGAGGCCGACGTGAAGTCGATGGGCGAGAAGCTCCTCGCGAACCCGGTGATCGAGGACTTCCGCTTCGAGATCGTCGACTGA
- a CDS encoding phosphoribosylaminoimidazolesuccinocarboxamide synthase → MPIDTETLRKGLELTLDATDLGGPPPRGLGTKYEGKVRDNYLPGDGRRILVTTDRISAFDRVLGTLPFKGQVLNQLAAWWFDQTKDVAPNHVLSIPDPNVTIGIDCRPLEVELVVRAYLTGVTSTSIWTHYARSVAEGRAPVFCGHALPEGLSKNDPLPAPILTPSTKAEKGGHDVSVSRDELLAMGRVSAEEFDRASQLALALFRRGQELCAKRGLILVDTKYEMGVDPNGRIVVIDEMHTPDSSRYWFRESYEERRARGEEPESFDKEYVRRWLAAQGWTGDGPMPPIPDEVRIEASRRYVEACETIMGRAFVPDLEDPQVRLRRNLALT, encoded by the coding sequence ATGCCCATCGACACCGAGACGCTGCGCAAGGGCCTCGAGCTCACGCTCGACGCGACCGACCTCGGAGGCCCGCCGCCGCGCGGCCTCGGCACCAAGTACGAGGGCAAGGTCCGCGACAATTACCTGCCCGGCGACGGGCGCCGCATCCTGGTCACGACCGACCGGATCAGCGCGTTCGATCGCGTGCTCGGCACGCTGCCCTTCAAGGGCCAGGTGCTCAACCAGCTCGCGGCGTGGTGGTTCGATCAGACCAAGGACGTCGCGCCGAACCACGTGCTCTCGATCCCCGATCCGAACGTCACGATCGGCATCGACTGCCGCCCGCTCGAGGTCGAGCTCGTGGTGCGCGCCTACCTCACCGGCGTCACGTCGACGAGCATCTGGACGCACTACGCTCGTTCGGTCGCGGAGGGGCGCGCGCCCGTGTTCTGCGGGCACGCGCTGCCCGAGGGGCTCTCGAAGAACGATCCGCTGCCCGCGCCGATCCTCACGCCGAGCACGAAGGCCGAGAAGGGCGGCCACGACGTGAGCGTGTCGCGCGACGAGCTGCTCGCGATGGGCCGGGTCAGCGCCGAGGAGTTCGATCGCGCATCGCAGCTCGCGCTCGCGCTCTTCCGCCGCGGTCAGGAGCTCTGCGCGAAGCGCGGGCTCATCCTCGTCGACACGAAGTACGAGATGGGCGTCGATCCCAACGGGCGCATCGTCGTGATCGACGAGATGCACACGCCCGACTCGTCGCGCTACTGGTTCCGCGAGAGCTACGAGGAGCGGCGCGCGCGGGGCGAGGAGCCCGAGAGCTTCGACAAGGAGTACGTGCGTCGCTGGCTCGCGGCGCAGGGCTGGACCGGCGACGGCCCGATGCCGCCGATCCCCGACGAGGTGCGCATCGAAGCGTCGCGCCGTTACGTCGAGGCGTGCGAGACGATCATGGGCCGCGCGTTCGTGCCCGACCTCGAGGACCCGCAGGTGCGTCTGCGCCGCAACCTCGCGCTCACCTGA
- a CDS encoding DUF1517 domain-containing protein has product MRGITTRSCALWIVALIAAFAVAFWPESVFAQGTGGSFGGGNWGGGGGGGGGGGSSSDDDGGGAAYLVFMLIRVLLVTVGPIPTLIIVALAGGAWLLVRGSRRNARDAGMPFGRPPAAGSPLWNQVDITAVRIAIDWRARAFVHERYLELAKGADARKKPGLVKHVAAIAQALDEARVAWLRAEVSNFHPMSPPEAEHHFRSLADGARAAIEADASGIADPDAHPAEGAVVITVIVAASRELVDVKANDANDLAIALRGLRNVQPHEMIAGDLVWSPPAEGAKLSTRELEARHPAMVVIAEHSIGARVICHACRAPFPRGIPRCPGCGAEVR; this is encoded by the coding sequence ATGCGAGGGATCACGACGCGCTCGTGCGCGCTCTGGATCGTGGCGCTGATCGCGGCGTTCGCGGTGGCCTTCTGGCCCGAGAGCGTGTTCGCGCAGGGCACCGGTGGCAGCTTCGGCGGCGGCAACTGGGGCGGCGGTGGAGGCGGTGGAGGCGGCGGTGGGAGCTCGTCGGACGACGACGGGGGCGGCGCCGCGTACCTCGTCTTCATGCTGATCCGCGTGCTGCTCGTGACCGTCGGGCCGATCCCGACGCTGATCATCGTGGCGCTCGCGGGTGGCGCGTGGCTGCTGGTGCGGGGATCGCGACGCAACGCGCGCGACGCGGGGATGCCTTTCGGGCGGCCGCCCGCGGCGGGCTCGCCGCTCTGGAACCAGGTCGACATCACGGCGGTGCGCATCGCGATCGACTGGCGTGCGCGCGCGTTCGTGCACGAGCGCTATCTCGAGCTCGCGAAGGGCGCCGACGCGCGGAAGAAGCCGGGCCTCGTGAAGCACGTCGCCGCGATCGCGCAGGCGCTCGACGAAGCGCGCGTCGCGTGGCTGCGCGCGGAGGTCTCCAACTTCCACCCGATGTCGCCGCCCGAAGCGGAGCATCACTTCCGATCGCTCGCCGACGGAGCACGCGCCGCGATCGAAGCAGACGCGTCGGGCATCGCCGATCCCGACGCGCATCCCGCCGAGGGCGCGGTGGTGATCACGGTGATCGTCGCGGCCTCGCGCGAGCTCGTCGACGTGAAGGCCAACGACGCGAACGATCTCGCGATCGCGCTGCGCGGTCTTCGCAACGTGCAGCCGCACGAGATGATCGCGGGCGATCTCGTGTGGTCGCCGCCCGCCGAGGGCGCGAAGCTGAGCACGCGCGAGCTCGAGGCGCGCCATCCCGCGATGGTCGTCATCGCGGAGCACTCGATCGGCGCGCGCGTGATCTGTCACGCGTGCCGCGCGCCCTTCCCGCGCGGGATCCCGCGATGCCCCGGGTGCGGGGCCGAGGTGCGCTGA
- a CDS encoding putative metal-binding motif-containing protein, whose amino-acid sequence MRAPIALLCVAIALVACTSDGDDATRVVVTIDADEPLRTQAASLRLRVDPGGEGTFDQTLAARSFDWPARTTIVPRDGDASRVYVLEAIALDPSGAPLVTARAISGFVPGETRELVIELTSACLGIECAASETCAEGQCVDARIAASSLPRFGETGMDGGVAPGDDGGIDACTPAASYADEDGDGYGDPATLETRCTVPEGRVTRAGDCDDACEACRPEGVEVCDGTRDEDCDGTADEGCACTTGATRACPGASDVGECVAGMQRCVEGTWSVCGDRVDPLPETCDGDDEDCDGRVDEGLQRACEGACGSGTETCRGGEWEGCTVRAPRPETCNGSDDDCDGTTDEGVLTTFYRDADGDTYGAMTATTLACRAPTGYVVRAGDCDDTCRACRPGGRETCDGRLDEDCNGTVDQGCACTAGATRACPGGVDTGECSAGMQTCSGGSWGTCTGAVQATAESCNARDDDCDARVDEGVQRACGPTSDVGVCQRGTQSCSAGAWGTCTGAVAARTESCNALDDDCDGTTDEGVRTTFYADADDDGYGVTSSAIQACTRPSGYATQGGDCDDARPDVRPGATETCDGIDQDCDARVDDGISCMPDAGARDAGVDAGTSMVEVDAGPFP is encoded by the coding sequence ATGCGCGCCCCCATCGCGCTGCTGTGCGTCGCGATCGCGCTGGTCGCGTGCACGTCCGACGGCGACGACGCCACCCGCGTCGTGGTCACGATCGACGCCGACGAGCCGCTGCGCACGCAGGCCGCGTCGCTGCGGCTGCGCGTCGATCCCGGAGGCGAGGGGACCTTCGATCAGACGCTCGCGGCGCGGAGCTTCGACTGGCCGGCGCGCACCACGATCGTGCCGCGCGATGGCGACGCGTCGCGCGTCTACGTCCTGGAGGCGATCGCGCTCGATCCCTCGGGCGCACCGCTCGTGACCGCGCGCGCGATCAGCGGGTTCGTGCCCGGCGAGACGCGCGAGCTCGTGATCGAGCTGACGAGCGCGTGCCTCGGGATCGAGTGCGCGGCCAGCGAGACGTGCGCAGAAGGCCAGTGCGTCGACGCGCGCATCGCGGCGTCGTCGCTGCCGCGCTTCGGCGAGACCGGCATGGACGGCGGCGTCGCGCCCGGCGACGACGGAGGCATCGACGCGTGCACGCCCGCCGCGAGCTATGCCGACGAGGACGGCGACGGCTATGGCGATCCCGCGACGCTCGAGACTCGCTGCACCGTCCCCGAGGGTCGCGTGACCCGCGCGGGGGACTGCGACGACGCGTGCGAGGCGTGCCGGCCCGAGGGCGTCGAGGTGTGCGACGGCACGCGCGACGAGGACTGCGACGGCACCGCCGACGAGGGCTGCGCGTGCACCACGGGTGCGACGCGCGCGTGCCCCGGCGCGAGCGACGTCGGCGAGTGCGTCGCGGGCATGCAGCGCTGCGTCGAGGGCACGTGGAGCGTCTGCGGCGATCGCGTCGACCCGCTCCCCGAGACCTGCGACGGCGACGACGAGGACTGCGACGGTCGCGTCGACGAGGGCCTGCAGCGCGCCTGCGAGGGCGCGTGCGGCAGCGGCACCGAGACGTGCCGCGGTGGCGAGTGGGAGGGCTGCACCGTGCGCGCGCCTCGCCCCGAGACGTGCAACGGCAGCGACGACGACTGCGACGGCACCACCGACGAGGGCGTGCTCACCACGTTCTATCGCGACGCCGACGGAGACACCTACGGCGCGATGACCGCCACCACGCTCGCGTGCCGGGCGCCGACGGGCTACGTCGTGCGCGCCGGCGACTGCGACGACACGTGCCGCGCCTGTCGTCCCGGCGGACGCGAGACGTGCGACGGGCGCCTCGACGAGGACTGCAACGGCACCGTCGATCAGGGCTGCGCGTGCACCGCGGGCGCGACGCGCGCGTGCCCCGGCGGCGTCGACACCGGCGAGTGCAGCGCAGGCATGCAGACGTGCAGCGGCGGCAGCTGGGGCACGTGCACCGGCGCGGTCCAGGCCACGGCCGAGAGCTGCAACGCGCGCGACGACGACTGCGACGCGCGCGTCGACGAGGGCGTGCAGCGCGCCTGCGGTCCGACGAGCGACGTCGGCGTCTGCCAGCGCGGCACCCAGAGCTGCAGCGCGGGCGCGTGGGGCACGTGCACGGGCGCGGTCGCCGCGCGCACCGAGAGCTGCAACGCGCTCGACGACGACTGCGACGGCACGACCGACGAAGGCGTGCGCACCACGTTCTACGCCGATGCCGACGACGACGGATACGGCGTGACGTCGAGCGCGATCCAGGCGTGCACGCGCCCGAGCGGCTACGCGACGCAGGGCGGCGACTGCGACGACGCGCGCCCCGACGTGCGTCCCGGCGCGACCGAGACCTGCGACGGCATCGATCAGGACTGCGACGCTCGCGTCGACGACGGCATCAGCTGCATGCCCGACGCGGGCGCGCGCGACGCCGGCGTCGACGCGGGGACGAGCATGGTCGAGGTGGACGCCGGCCCTTTCCCGTGA
- a CDS encoding tetratricopeptide repeat protein gives MHRFARRFAVLALSCSVITVALADAGSAEAQRRRRPSGRARDAQTQAQEQQREGVDPRLDEEARQLFLAGQTAYDAGRYEAALDYFTRAHALSGRPGLLFNIASASERLRRDDEALRAYEEYLRVMPDASNREFAEQRIAFLREQIAADARLRQAAQRADGGDVQIQAREDEERAPSGAARATTTPRPAEPRPIGEPAVAPGALAVDTDTDDRDGDVTGEWWFWTLVGVAVVGTGVGVGVAIAAATDGDSGPPVQGDFGPGGVIVALEAF, from the coding sequence ATGCACCGCTTCGCCCGACGATTCGCCGTCCTCGCGCTGTCCTGCAGCGTGATCACAGTCGCGCTCGCGGATGCGGGCAGCGCCGAGGCGCAACGACGTCGCCGTCCCTCGGGACGTGCGCGTGACGCGCAGACCCAAGCCCAGGAGCAGCAACGCGAGGGCGTCGATCCACGTCTCGACGAAGAGGCGCGACAGCTCTTCCTCGCGGGGCAGACCGCGTACGACGCGGGTCGCTACGAGGCGGCGCTCGACTACTTCACGCGCGCGCACGCGCTGAGCGGGCGACCCGGGCTGCTCTTCAACATCGCGTCGGCGTCGGAGCGCCTGCGCCGCGACGACGAGGCGCTGCGCGCGTACGAGGAGTACCTGCGCGTGATGCCCGACGCGTCGAACCGCGAGTTCGCGGAGCAGCGCATCGCGTTCCTGCGCGAGCAGATCGCGGCGGACGCGCGCCTGCGCCAGGCAGCGCAGCGCGCGGACGGCGGCGACGTGCAGATCCAAGCGCGCGAGGACGAGGAGCGGGCACCCTCGGGCGCGGCGCGCGCGACGACGACGCCGCGGCCCGCCGAGCCTCGGCCGATCGGCGAGCCCGCGGTCGCGCCCGGCGCGCTCGCGGTCGACACCGACACCGACGATCGTGATGGCGACGTGACCGGCGAGTGGTGGTTCTGGACGCTGGTCGGGGTCGCGGTGGTGGGCACCGGCGTCGGCGTGGGCGTGGCGATCGCCGCTGCCACCGACGGAGACTCGGGACCGCCGGTGCAGGGCGACTTCGGGCCGGGGGGTGTGATCGTCGCGCTGGAGGCCTTCTGA
- the purB gene encoding adenylosuccinate lyase — protein sequence MIPRYTPADFEELWSPRRKYLAWLDVELAACEAMERAGIVPAGTAAQVRPVADRIDPDRIDAIELETRHDVIAFLTHVEELAGPPARWLHRGMTSSDVLDSSFALLLVEATDKLIARTDALLDAFRARVQEHRRTPMIGRSHGIHAEPTTFGVALAGHYAELARGRARLVAARAEIAFGKIAGAVGTYAHLTPAIEADALGKLGLTPETVATQIVPRDRHAVLANAMAVVAAGIERFATNVRHWQRTEVLEAEEPFAKGQKGSSAMPHKRNPILSENLCGLARVVRAAVVPALENVALWHERDISHSSVERMMMPDSTATLAFMLDRTKRLIEGLVVYPENLKRNLEKTNGLWASEGVLLELVHKGLARQGAYVLVQRNAMRAFAGEAPFVTLLEADADIREHLSAEEIRAQFDLGHALAHCDTIIDRALAG from the coding sequence ATGATTCCGCGCTACACGCCCGCCGACTTCGAAGAGCTCTGGAGCCCCCGCCGCAAGTACCTCGCCTGGCTCGACGTCGAGCTGGCCGCGTGCGAGGCGATGGAGCGCGCGGGGATCGTGCCCGCGGGGACCGCGGCGCAGGTGCGGCCGGTGGCCGATCGCATCGATCCCGATCGCATCGACGCCATCGAGCTCGAGACGCGGCACGACGTGATCGCGTTCCTGACGCACGTCGAGGAGCTCGCGGGGCCGCCCGCGCGCTGGCTGCACCGCGGCATGACCAGCTCGGACGTGCTCGACAGCTCGTTCGCGCTGCTGCTCGTCGAGGCGACCGACAAGCTGATCGCGCGCACCGACGCGCTGCTCGACGCGTTCCGCGCGCGCGTGCAGGAGCACCGCAGGACGCCGATGATCGGGCGCTCGCACGGCATCCACGCGGAGCCGACGACGTTCGGCGTGGCGCTCGCGGGCCACTATGCGGAGCTCGCGCGCGGCCGTGCGCGGCTGGTCGCGGCGCGCGCGGAGATCGCGTTCGGGAAGATCGCGGGCGCGGTCGGCACCTACGCGCACCTCACGCCGGCGATCGAGGCCGACGCGCTGGGCAAGCTCGGGCTGACGCCGGAGACCGTCGCGACGCAGATCGTCCCGCGTGATCGCCACGCGGTCCTCGCGAACGCGATGGCGGTGGTCGCGGCGGGCATCGAGCGCTTCGCGACGAACGTGCGGCACTGGCAGCGCACCGAGGTGCTCGAGGCGGAGGAGCCGTTCGCGAAGGGCCAGAAGGGCTCGAGCGCGATGCCGCACAAGCGCAATCCGATCCTCAGCGAGAACCTCTGCGGCCTCGCGCGCGTGGTGCGCGCGGCGGTGGTGCCTGCGCTCGAGAACGTCGCGCTGTGGCACGAGCGCGACATCAGCCACTCGTCGGTCGAGCGCATGATGATGCCCGACTCGACCGCGACGCTCGCGTTCATGCTCGATCGCACGAAGCGCCTGATCGAAGGGCTCGTGGTCTATCCCGAGAACCTGAAGCGCAACCTCGAGAAGACGAACGGGCTCTGGGCGAGCGAGGGCGTGCTGCTCGAGCTCGTGCACAAGGGGCTCGCGCGTCAGGGCGCGTACGTGCTGGTGCAGCGCAACGCGATGCGCGCGTTCGCGGGCGAGGCACCCTTCGTGACGCTGCTCGAGGCGGACGCCGACATCCGCGAGCACCTGAGCGCGGAGGAGATCCGCGCGCAGTTCGATCTGGGGCACGCGCTCGCGCACTGCGACACGATCATCGACCGCGCGCTCGCGGGCTGA
- a CDS encoding peptidoglycan DD-metalloendopeptidase family protein, translated as MRRTTAILVLALSILLLAPGRPWRARRRAGVRPNHILTERVLPADWPSEPRTPARIDHARFARALHELCGFMPPGRDERWATWITQYAQEFDVDPFLIGALVHRQSRCLPDAENVEGPGLGLTQIHREMYAEQLRDGVLRYRVIENDRWVDRERRADRFPFAGPRLLMAEPNIYFAAAILAMWKDQHDTLDGEFDQQAHRHWVSHFLWGDAVRSDWEEERVFADRRRLLEYYGAHQGMAPLRVRGVEMGCPLDGCPRVVLSWLGAEREGGAREHRGIDVDSLPGEPVRAIADGLVTFAGVDLPGHRSHVQVARAEEYERYGRRDLGAGGRYVCIRHGRGEGDDSSLRSCSMHLETVEVRYGDRVTRGQRIGTVGRTGMQRSAAHLHLEMYTGERLEDASELLRGLLLGRPPEDPRARR; from the coding sequence GTGCGCCGGACCACCGCGATCCTCGTGCTCGCGCTGTCGATCCTGCTGCTCGCCCCGGGGCGTCCCTGGCGCGCGCGGCGGCGCGCGGGCGTTCGTCCCAACCACATCCTGACCGAGCGCGTGCTGCCCGCGGACTGGCCGAGCGAGCCGCGCACCCCGGCGCGCATCGATCACGCGCGCTTCGCCCGCGCGCTGCACGAGCTCTGCGGGTTCATGCCCCCGGGACGCGACGAGCGCTGGGCGACGTGGATCACCCAGTACGCGCAGGAGTTCGACGTCGATCCGTTCCTCATCGGCGCGCTCGTCCATCGACAGAGCCGATGCCTGCCCGACGCCGAGAACGTCGAGGGCCCCGGGCTCGGGCTCACCCAGATCCATCGCGAGATGTACGCCGAGCAGCTGCGCGACGGGGTGCTGCGTTATCGCGTGATCGAGAACGATCGCTGGGTCGATCGCGAGCGTCGCGCCGATCGCTTCCCGTTCGCCGGGCCGCGGCTCTTGATGGCGGAGCCGAACATCTACTTCGCGGCGGCGATCCTCGCGATGTGGAAGGACCAGCACGACACGCTCGACGGCGAGTTCGATCAGCAGGCGCACCGCCACTGGGTCTCGCACTTCCTGTGGGGCGACGCGGTGCGCAGCGACTGGGAGGAAGAGCGCGTCTTCGCCGATCGACGGCGGCTGCTCGAGTACTACGGCGCGCACCAGGGCATGGCGCCGCTGCGCGTGCGCGGGGTCGAGATGGGATGCCCGCTCGATGGCTGTCCGCGCGTCGTGCTGAGCTGGCTCGGCGCGGAGCGCGAGGGCGGCGCGCGCGAGCATCGGGGCATCGACGTGGACTCGCTTCCCGGCGAGCCGGTGCGCGCGATCGCCGACGGGCTCGTGACGTTCGCGGGCGTCGATCTGCCGGGGCATCGCTCGCACGTGCAGGTCGCGCGCGCCGAGGAGTACGAGCGCTACGGGCGCCGCGATCTCGGCGCCGGCGGACGCTACGTGTGCATCCGTCACGGGCGCGGCGAGGGCGACGACTCGAGCCTGCGCTCTTGCTCGATGCACCTCGAGACGGTCGAGGTGCGCTACGGCGATCGCGTCACGCGCGGCCAGCGCATCGGCACGGTGGGCCGCACCGGGATGCAGCGCAGCGCCGCGCACCTGCACCTCGAGATGTACACGGGCGAGCGGCTCGAGGACGCGAGCGAGCTCCTGCGTGGGCTCTTGCTGGGGCGTCCGCCCGAAGATCCTCGCGCGCGACGTTGA
- a CDS encoding DUF1295 domain-containing protein: MAEAELHSIATWTEIGLAALTFVSLFFVTAPYGRHGRKGWGPEISQRLGWVLMELPACVLWLGIYFAGTHAFELAPLALMALWQLHYVNRTFVFPFRIKAEGKTTPVSIVATAIVFNTLNAYVNARWVSEFGSYPISWLYDARFVIGAVLFVAGFAINQHADQVLMNLRKPGETGYKIPHGGLYRFISCPNYFGEILEWTGWAIATWSLAGLAFTLYTIANLAPRALKHHEWYREKFPNYPTERKALLPFVI, encoded by the coding sequence ATGGCCGAGGCCGAGCTGCATTCCATCGCGACCTGGACCGAGATCGGTCTCGCCGCGCTCACGTTCGTGTCGCTCTTCTTCGTGACCGCGCCCTACGGGCGGCACGGGCGCAAAGGGTGGGGCCCCGAGATCTCGCAGCGCCTCGGCTGGGTGCTGATGGAGCTGCCCGCGTGCGTGCTCTGGCTCGGCATCTACTTCGCGGGCACGCACGCGTTCGAGCTCGCGCCGCTCGCGCTGATGGCGCTCTGGCAGCTGCACTACGTGAACCGCACGTTCGTGTTCCCGTTCCGCATCAAGGCGGAGGGCAAGACGACGCCGGTGTCGATCGTCGCGACCGCGATCGTGTTCAACACGCTGAACGCGTACGTGAACGCGCGCTGGGTCTCCGAATTCGGCAGCTATCCGATCAGCTGGCTCTACGACGCGCGCTTCGTGATCGGTGCGGTGCTCTTCGTCGCGGGGTTCGCGATCAACCAGCACGCCGATCAGGTGCTGATGAACCTGAGGAAGCCGGGCGAGACGGGCTACAAGATCCCGCACGGCGGTCTCTATCGCTTCATCTCGTGCCCCAACTACTTCGGGGAGATCCTCGAGTGGACCGGATGGGCGATCGCGACGTGGTCGCTCGCGGGGCTCGCGTTCACGCTCTACACGATTGCGAACCTCGCGCCGCGCGCGCTCAAGCACCACGAGTGGTATCGCGAGAAGTTCCCGAACTACCCGACCGAGCGCAAAGCGCTGCTGCCTTTCGTCATCTGA